The following proteins come from a genomic window of Gottfriedia acidiceleris:
- a CDS encoding DoxX family protein: MFINFLRTNKVAAAILTIFRLYVGYEFIHAGWGKLSAGGFDASGFLGFAVKSATGEHPAVQSWWADFLTNFAIPHVDLFNFLVPIGEFAIGLGLILGCFTKTATFFALMMNFAFMFSGTTSINPQLVLLSTFIIVAGTNAGRFGLDYFITKFGTKKYSKINELNENSYLLKKTA; the protein is encoded by the coding sequence ATGTTTATCAATTTCTTAAGAACGAATAAAGTGGCAGCTGCTATATTAACTATTTTTCGTCTTTATGTAGGTTATGAATTCATACATGCAGGTTGGGGTAAGTTATCGGCTGGTGGTTTTGACGCTTCAGGTTTTTTAGGATTTGCAGTAAAAAGTGCAACAGGTGAACATCCGGCAGTACAAAGTTGGTGGGCAGACTTTTTAACAAATTTTGCAATCCCACATGTTGATTTATTTAACTTCTTAGTGCCAATTGGTGAATTTGCAATCGGTCTTGGATTAATTCTTGGTTGCTTTACTAAAACTGCAACATTCTTCGCTTTAATGATGAACTTTGCATTCATGTTTAGTGGTACAACAAGCATCAACCCACAATTAGTATTATTAAGTACATTCATCATTGTTGCTGGAACAAATGCAGGTCGATTTGGTTTAGATTACTTCATTACAAAATTTGGTACTAAAAAATATTCAAAAATAAACGAGTTAAATGAAAACAGTTATCTTTTGAAAAAAACAGCT